In Veillonellaceae bacterium, the following are encoded in one genomic region:
- the trpB gene encoding tryptophan synthase subunit beta, which yields MYDEKRGLFGEFGGQYVPNELVPALDELTAAYEECRNNADFQQELAHYLKAYVGRPSLMYYAERFTEKLGGAKIYLKREDLNHTGSHKINNAIGQALLAKKMGKKRVIAETGAGQHGVATATAAALFGMECKIFMGAEDVERQALNVFRMQMLGAEVVAVKSGTQTLKEAVDEAINYWVENCNDTFYVLGSAVGPHPYPSIVKYFQSCIGLEARQQILELEGRLPDSVVACVGGGSNAIGIFSGFIGDESVKIYGVEAAGKGVDTDQHAATMTLGRVGVLHGFKSYVLQDDNNEVIPVYSISAGLDYPGVGPEHAYLRDSGRVEYAAVTDKQAVDAFYLLSRTEGIIPALESSHALAYAIELAPKLPKDHIMIVNLSGRGDKDVQQIASLNR from the coding sequence ATGTACGATGAGAAGAGAGGGTTATTTGGGGAGTTTGGCGGTCAATATGTACCTAATGAATTGGTACCTGCGTTGGATGAGCTTACCGCAGCCTATGAGGAATGCCGGAACAACGCTGATTTTCAGCAGGAGCTCGCGCATTATTTGAAAGCCTATGTGGGCCGACCATCGCTGATGTATTATGCCGAGCGTTTTACTGAGAAATTAGGCGGCGCCAAAATATATCTGAAACGAGAAGATTTGAACCATACCGGGTCGCATAAAATCAATAATGCAATCGGTCAAGCCCTGCTAGCCAAAAAGATGGGCAAAAAGCGTGTAATAGCTGAAACCGGCGCCGGTCAGCATGGCGTTGCCACCGCCACTGCCGCGGCTTTATTCGGCATGGAATGCAAAATTTTTATGGGAGCAGAAGATGTTGAGCGGCAAGCGCTTAATGTGTTCCGGATGCAAATGCTGGGGGCCGAGGTCGTCGCAGTTAAGAGCGGAACGCAGACGCTAAAGGAAGCTGTCGATGAAGCGATTAACTATTGGGTTGAAAACTGCAATGATACTTTTTATGTTTTGGGGTCAGCAGTTGGTCCGCATCCATATCCAAGTATTGTTAAATATTTTCAAAGCTGTATTGGCCTCGAAGCGCGCCAGCAAATTCTGGAACTTGAGGGCAGACTGCCGGATAGTGTAGTTGCCTGTGTGGGCGGCGGCAGTAATGCGATTGGAATATTCAGCGGTTTTATCGGTGATGAGAGTGTAAAAATCTATGGTGTTGAAGCCGCCGGCAAAGGTGTTGATACTGATCAGCACGCTGCTACCATGACATTGGGGAGAGTAGGGGTTCTGCATGGTTTTAAAAGCTACGTTCTGCAGGATGATAATAATGAGGTTATTCCGGTCTACTCGATTTCGGCCGGGCTTGATTACCCCGGTGTCGGGCCTGAGCATGCATATCTCCGCGATAGCGGTCGGGTTGAGTATGCGGCCGTTACCGATAAGCAGGCTGTAGATGCTTTTTACCTATTGTCGCGGACCGAAGGGATTATCCCAGCGTTGGAAAGCTCGCATGCGCTTGCCTATGCCATCGAGCTGGCGCCTAAGCTGCCAAAAGACCATATCATGATTGTGAATTTATCAGGCCGGGGCGATAAGGATGTTCAGCAGATTGCCTCCCTTAACCGCTAA
- a CDS encoding helix-turn-helix domain-containing protein — MSTFGSNLKEARLKRGWTLKQLSELSGVSVAMLSKIETGEKIPTIRVAGQISASLSLSISDLVGDNVQPKQCVVIRKEARKRVFNPLTGLEAQLLSPGIPYSGLDLTYATLPPHSSSRLIPPHARGSEEYCIVAEGQLTVILNQTDSYNLHAGDSIFFKADVYHEIQNQTDEECKYYLVFNK, encoded by the coding sequence ATGAGTACATTTGGTTCTAACCTTAAAGAGGCTCGGCTTAAACGCGGTTGGACGCTTAAGCAGCTTTCTGAATTGTCAGGAGTCAGCGTTGCTATGCTCTCCAAAATAGAGACAGGTGAAAAGATACCAACGATTCGCGTCGCCGGGCAAATATCCGCTTCCTTGTCCTTATCAATCTCGGACTTGGTCGGAGACAACGTGCAACCGAAGCAGTGCGTAGTAATAAGAAAAGAGGCTCGCAAAAGAGTCTTTAATCCATTAACAGGACTTGAGGCCCAATTATTATCGCCCGGTATTCCATACAGCGGGTTAGACTTGACTTATGCAACCCTCCCACCGCATTCAAGTTCTCGTCTAATACCTCCCCACGCCCGTGGCTCCGAGGAATATTGCATTGTGGCCGAAGGACAGCTAACTGTAATTTTAAATCAGACTGATTCTTACAATTTACATGCTGGCGATTCAATCTTTTTCAAGGCTGATGTTTATCATGAAATACAAAATCAAACAGACGAAGAATGCAAGTACTATTTGGTTTTTAATAAATAG
- a CDS encoding HAMP domain-containing protein: protein MNSIKHKIILAMILTGLIGSLLVGVYNIYRSIDDNEKTVNQYRTLLYEQFDRSIKLQVETAVSLLQDVYNQQQQGLLSEADAKKRGADIVRNLRFDNGNYFWIDTTEGVNVVLLGQDTEGKSRIDAEDAKGYHFIQGFLENGKKPGGGYTDYAFPKPNETQESPKRAYSMLFEPYDWVVGTGNWTDDIDKFVAVKTQELASQLKAQIMMQVLFCVISLVLSVLLAFYLGNLFTKPIASLRERTMEMADGDYSKDIDASLMERKDELGDMAKAFDTLNKNMRKVLRNIQESAEHVAASSEELTASAEQSATVVTQVAGDINEVAYGAEQQLKAVDETTAVVEEMSAGIQQAAATSNQVAAHSAQAANKAKEGNTSVEKAINQMANIETTVNNSAQVVAKLGERSKEIGQIVDTISGIAGQTNLLALNAAIEAARAGEQGRGFAVVAEEVRKLAEQSQEAAKKIAELISEIQDDTDKAVVAMDEGTREVKVGTEVVTVAGKAFEEIVGLVEGVSGQVREISAVMQQMASGSQQIVASVKDIDKLSKAAVGQAQSVSAATEEQSACMQEIASSSQSLSKLAQDLQEAVSQFRV, encoded by the coding sequence ATTAACTCGATTAAGCACAAAATTATATTGGCAATGATATTAACCGGATTGATTGGATCGCTGCTAGTTGGTGTTTACAACATCTACAGGAGTATCGATGACAATGAGAAGACGGTGAATCAGTATCGCACCCTTCTTTATGAGCAGTTTGACCGCAGTATTAAGCTCCAGGTAGAAACGGCGGTAAGTTTACTGCAGGACGTCTACAATCAGCAGCAACAAGGGCTGCTTTCGGAAGCTGATGCCAAAAAGCGCGGCGCTGACATCGTTAGAAACCTCCGGTTCGATAATGGTAATTACTTCTGGATAGATACTACGGAAGGCGTAAATGTCGTCTTGCTTGGCCAGGATACGGAAGGAAAATCGCGTATTGATGCTGAAGATGCGAAAGGATATCACTTTATTCAAGGGTTCCTTGAAAACGGGAAGAAACCGGGCGGCGGCTATACTGACTACGCATTTCCCAAACCTAATGAAACCCAGGAGTCGCCTAAACGTGCATATTCCATGTTGTTCGAGCCATATGACTGGGTTGTCGGCACAGGTAACTGGACAGACGATATCGATAAATTTGTTGCTGTAAAGACGCAGGAGCTAGCAAGTCAGTTAAAAGCGCAAATAATGATGCAGGTATTGTTCTGCGTAATTTCGCTTGTATTATCAGTTCTGCTTGCATTCTATTTGGGGAATCTCTTCACCAAGCCGATTGCCAGCCTTCGTGAACGGACGATGGAGATGGCTGACGGTGATTATTCAAAGGATATTGATGCGTCACTTATGGAGCGCAAAGATGAGCTTGGTGATATGGCAAAGGCATTTGATACATTAAATAAAAACATGCGTAAAGTTCTCCGCAACATACAAGAGTCGGCTGAGCATGTCGCAGCATCTTCGGAAGAATTGACGGCCAGCGCTGAGCAGTCGGCCACAGTTGTTACGCAGGTTGCCGGAGATATCAATGAAGTTGCCTATGGTGCAGAACAGCAATTAAAGGCTGTTGATGAAACAACTGCCGTTGTTGAAGAAATGTCTGCCGGGATTCAGCAGGCAGCAGCTACTTCTAACCAGGTAGCCGCCCATTCAGCGCAAGCTGCTAATAAAGCCAAAGAAGGCAATACATCGGTAGAAAAAGCCATAAATCAGATGGCTAATATTGAAACAACTGTTAACAATTCTGCGCAAGTCGTTGCAAAATTGGGTGAGAGATCGAAGGAAATCGGGCAGATCGTTGATACGATATCGGGTATAGCCGGGCAAACGAACTTACTGGCCCTTAATGCGGCCATCGAGGCAGCCAGGGCGGGTGAGCAGGGAAGAGGATTTGCCGTTGTCGCCGAAGAAGTCCGTAAGTTGGCTGAGCAATCACAAGAGGCAGCCAAAAAAATAGCGGAATTGATTAGTGAAATTCAGGACGATACCGATAAAGCTGTTGTAGCTATGGATGAAGGTACGCGTGAAGTTAAAGTAGGGACCGAAGTTGTTACTGTAGCCGGAAAGGCCTTTGAAGAAATTGTTGGGTTGGTAGAAGGTGTATCAGGGCAAGTAAGAGAAATTTCGGCTGTTATGCAGCAAATGGCTAGCGGCAGTCAACAAATAGTCGCCTCGGTAAAAGACATAGACAAACTGAGTAAAGCGGCAGTTGGGCAGGCCCAATCGGTATCAGCCGCTACAGAAGAACAATCAGCCTGTATGCAGGAAATTGCTTCTTCCAGTCAAAGTCTTTCCAAGCTGGCCCAGGACCTTCAGGAGGCCGTCAGCCAATTTAGGGTTTAG
- a CDS encoding UbiX family flavin prenyltransferase, translated as MDNNSISNNKKRIVIGMSGASGAILGIEILKILGQQSEWETHLVISRGAELTVAEETEYTLDQVKNLADKVHDIQNIGASIASGTFKTEGMIIVPCSMKTVAGVVSGYSDNLLLRAADVTIKERRTLVVVPRESPLSTIHLRNMLALAETGAILVPPMVTYYNKPLSLEDMNRHIVGKVLDKFGIEVTGFNRWGENAALRQV; from the coding sequence ATGGACAATAATTCAATCAGCAATAATAAAAAAAGAATAGTAATTGGGATGAGTGGCGCAAGCGGCGCAATATTGGGTATCGAAATCTTAAAAATCCTCGGTCAGCAATCGGAATGGGAAACTCATTTAGTTATCTCGCGGGGCGCTGAACTAACGGTTGCGGAAGAGACAGAGTACACGCTGGACCAAGTGAAAAACTTAGCTGATAAAGTTCATGATATACAGAATATCGGCGCCAGTATAGCTAGCGGGACTTTTAAAACAGAAGGCATGATAATCGTCCCTTGCAGCATGAAAACGGTTGCCGGAGTCGTCAGCGGTTATTCTGATAATCTGTTGCTGAGAGCTGCCGATGTTACAATTAAGGAGCGAAGAACTTTGGTAGTCGTACCCAGAGAAAGTCCGCTGAGCACCATTCACTTAAGAAACATGCTCGCGTTGGCTGAAACCGGGGCTATCCTTGTTCCGCCGATGGTAACTTATTATAATAAGCCTCTTAGCCTGGAGGATATGAATAGGCATATCGTTGGCAAGGTTCTCGATAAATTTGGAATTGAAGTAACCGGCTTTAATAGATGGGGCGAAAATGCCGCGTTGCGTCAAGTGTAG
- a CDS encoding UbiD family decarboxylase: MNKSIPIKQEGFDLQACIKFLQQSKSLVTVEDMVSAKHELAGVARKFEGKQAVLFNNVDGYEYPVFTGLYWNRHALAKIFGCPVEKLSLLFSEAVAAWQKDPVAPVVLEHGPATEVVMETPNLEKLPIPTHALGDGGPYIDCSVVIAKDPDTGVRNLSIHRMMVTGARRMTMLMDVGRHLRDYYERAERRGKPLEITISNGIDPSVYIAAVVPGSAAPINTDELGIASALLGRPVELVKARTVDVEGVANAQFIIEAEILPNIREDEGPFGEVAGYYAKRDKRWVVNIKSISHRKSPIYHTLLPGKEVFNSVGLMGEANIYNLVSRQVPGIKGVYLSHGGGGFYHAVVQIKKVYEGTQRNAILATLAAFPPLKQVIVVDDDVDIYDAEDVEWAMCTRFNPASDIVLINNAFGHELNPVTKNGLTAKVGFDATAHYPMPKEYERVKFQAVDIAKYQLHGHA, translated from the coding sequence GTGAACAAATCAATTCCAATCAAACAGGAAGGTTTTGACTTACAAGCTTGTATTAAGTTCTTGCAGCAGTCGAAAAGTCTGGTGACTGTGGAAGACATGGTCAGCGCAAAGCATGAGCTGGCAGGGGTGGCGCGGAAGTTTGAAGGGAAACAGGCTGTCCTTTTCAACAACGTTGATGGTTATGAATATCCCGTATTTACAGGCTTATATTGGAATCGGCATGCTTTAGCCAAAATCTTTGGCTGCCCAGTTGAAAAGCTTTCATTGCTATTTTCTGAGGCAGTAGCCGCCTGGCAGAAAGATCCGGTTGCTCCTGTTGTGCTGGAACATGGTCCGGCCACTGAGGTGGTAATGGAAACCCCTAATTTGGAGAAACTCCCGATTCCGACTCACGCGCTTGGGGACGGCGGGCCTTATATCGACTGCAGTGTGGTAATTGCTAAGGACCCGGATACGGGGGTGCGTAACTTATCTATTCATCGGATGATGGTCACGGGCGCGAGACGTATGACGATGTTGATGGATGTGGGGCGGCACTTGCGGGATTACTATGAACGGGCTGAACGCCGCGGTAAACCGCTTGAGATAACTATTTCGAATGGTATTGATCCTTCGGTTTATATAGCTGCTGTTGTCCCTGGTTCGGCGGCGCCGATAAATACTGATGAGCTGGGGATTGCCAGCGCTCTGCTCGGACGGCCGGTCGAACTTGTCAAAGCTCGGACAGTCGATGTCGAAGGCGTTGCCAACGCGCAATTTATTATCGAAGCCGAAATCCTTCCGAACATAAGGGAGGATGAGGGACCTTTCGGCGAAGTTGCCGGTTATTATGCTAAGCGCGATAAACGTTGGGTTGTAAACATCAAGTCTATCAGTCATCGCAAGTCGCCGATTTATCATACGCTATTGCCTGGCAAGGAGGTGTTTAATTCGGTAGGCTTGATGGGTGAAGCTAATATTTACAATTTGGTTTCCCGGCAGGTTCCGGGAATTAAGGGGGTATACCTTAGTCATGGCGGTGGCGGCTTTTACCATGCCGTTGTTCAAATCAAGAAGGTATACGAGGGAACACAGCGCAATGCTATCTTGGCAACACTGGCAGCTTTTCCCCCGCTGAAGCAGGTAATTGTAGTAGATGATGATGTTGATATCTATGATGCAGAAGATGTTGAATGGGCCATGTGCACCCGGTTTAATCCTGCAAGCGATATCGTTTTAATAAATAATGCTTTTGGGCATGAATTAAACCCAGTTACCAAAAACGGCCTGACGGCAAAAGTCGGTTTTGATGCCACAGCGCATTACCCTATGCCTAAAGAGTATGAACGGGTCAAGTTTCAGGCTGTCGATATTGCTAAATACCAATTACATGGTCATGCTTGA
- a CDS encoding purine-binding chemotaxis protein CheW has product MGEEQLVVFRLGNEEYGVSISQVREIIQYRTATRLPNTPDFMEGIISLRSKVIPALDLAKKFGLSMNVGMTGTLL; this is encoded by the coding sequence ATGGGTGAAGAACAATTGGTTGTGTTTAGGTTAGGTAACGAGGAGTACGGGGTTTCCATATCCCAAGTTCGGGAGATCATTCAGTACAGGACTGCAACGAGGCTGCCTAATACGCCCGACTTTATGGAAGGCATTATAAGTCTGCGCAGTAAAGTTATTCCGGCTCTTGATCTCGCTAAAAAATTTGGGCTAAGTATGAACGTTGGAATGACAGGCACGCTATTATAG
- a CDS encoding HAMP domain-containing protein, translated as MTVGQKIMGGFLIVIAIITILSGYTYVKIGAINDEYQAVLDSNVEKILLAEGLRTDVAEEAGTVRRFNLTGDPAARAKFNNIRMSSDEKISKMEKIFLTENAQKLIKTLKQEKAAYEVFSEKAMQAKQAGNQKELLLCIQQGAQPYANAQEGANQLVEMIKTFVEGEQTKIREDVSSIQQIMLILNILAILVAIAISFVVSRGISSVAQQLVAAASEIADGKITKTDLQTKSSDEMGQIAAAFNKMKNNLRELLQAVSQSAEQVSASSQQLTASANQSAQAANQVTESITGIAQGAENQMNAVEETSAVVQQMSASVQQVAANANKVAEVSGQAAESARTGGLAVTNAINQMLQIEQTVSTSASLVETLGERSKEIGQIVDTISGIAGQTNLLALNAAIEAARAGEQGRGFAVVAEEVRKLAEQSQEAAKQIAKLIGEIQGDTDKAVAAMGDGTREVKHGSEVVNAAGAAFQEIADEITLVSGQVREISAAMQQMASGSQQIVASTKDIDNLSRQAASEAQTVSAATQEQSASVEEIAASSQALAKMAEELQTAVSRFSVS; from the coding sequence TTGACAGTCGGCCAAAAGATTATGGGAGGCTTCTTGATTGTAATCGCTATTATTACAATTTTAAGCGGTTACACCTATGTGAAAATCGGGGCTATAAATGATGAGTATCAGGCAGTGCTGGATTCAAATGTTGAAAAAATCTTACTGGCTGAGGGACTGCGGACTGACGTGGCCGAAGAGGCCGGTACCGTTAGGCGGTTTAATCTCACTGGCGATCCGGCAGCTCGCGCTAAATTCAATAATATACGCATGAGTTCGGATGAAAAAATAAGCAAGATGGAAAAAATCTTCCTTACTGAAAATGCTCAGAAACTAATTAAAACCCTTAAGCAGGAAAAAGCCGCTTATGAGGTCTTTTCGGAAAAAGCAATGCAAGCTAAGCAAGCAGGTAATCAGAAAGAACTTTTGCTGTGTATACAGCAAGGAGCTCAGCCTTACGCCAATGCCCAAGAAGGTGCTAATCAACTGGTAGAAATGATTAAAACCTTTGTTGAAGGCGAACAGACTAAAATACGGGAAGACGTAAGTAGCATTCAACAGATAATGTTGATTTTAAATATCTTAGCTATCTTAGTTGCTATTGCAATTAGTTTCGTTGTCAGCCGAGGCATTTCCAGCGTAGCCCAGCAGTTAGTTGCGGCAGCCAGTGAGATAGCTGACGGGAAAATAACAAAGACTGATTTGCAAACAAAGTCGTCAGATGAGATGGGGCAAATTGCCGCTGCCTTTAATAAAATGAAAAACAACTTAAGAGAACTCCTCCAAGCAGTGTCGCAGTCAGCCGAGCAAGTCAGCGCTTCTTCGCAGCAATTAACTGCCAGTGCTAATCAATCGGCACAGGCGGCTAATCAAGTTACTGAATCAATTACCGGTATTGCCCAAGGTGCTGAAAATCAGATGAACGCCGTGGAAGAAACGTCCGCAGTAGTACAGCAAATGTCGGCCAGTGTTCAACAAGTTGCAGCAAATGCCAATAAGGTTGCCGAAGTATCTGGCCAAGCTGCTGAGTCGGCTAGGACAGGCGGTCTGGCAGTGACGAATGCTATTAACCAAATGCTACAAATTGAGCAGACAGTGAGCACATCCGCTTCATTAGTTGAGACGCTAGGCGAGCGATCCAAGGAAATTGGTCAAATCGTAGACACCATTTCAGGAATTGCCGGACAGACTAATCTACTGGCCCTTAATGCTGCGATTGAAGCAGCTCGCGCTGGCGAGCAGGGGAGAGGCTTCGCGGTTGTAGCTGAGGAAGTGCGAAAACTCGCCGAGCAGTCCCAGGAAGCAGCTAAGCAAATCGCAAAGCTTATCGGTGAAATTCAAGGAGATACCGATAAAGCTGTTGCTGCGATGGGAGACGGAACGCGAGAAGTCAAACATGGCTCTGAAGTGGTCAATGCAGCCGGGGCAGCATTCCAAGAAATTGCAGATGAGATAACACTGGTCTCCGGCCAGGTGCGGGAAATTTCGGCGGCAATGCAGCAGATGGCTAGCGGCAGTCAGCAAATCGTGGCATCCACTAAAGATATAGATAATTTAAGCAGACAAGCAGCTAGCGAGGCTCAGACGGTATCGGCTGCTACCCAAGAACAATCGGCGTCGGTGGAGGAGATTGCCGCGTCTAGTCAGGCGTTAGCTAAAATGGCAGAAGAATTACAAACGGCTGTCAGCAGGTTTAGTGTTTCGTAA
- a CDS encoding HD-GYP domain-containing protein, with amino-acid sequence MVKRWGDTVNEQLQQHADWASTRAFLNVLCLRNKETAIHSILVSDIAVKIGTALKISCNQLVDLYTGALLHDIGKLAVPDAILFKPTKLDEAEQDVMMQHPIIGYNLLGRTAHLNAMPYIVLGHHERYDGMGYPLGLKGDDIHLLARICAVADTLAAMITDRPYQQKVSISAALKEVERCRSTQFDPKIVDALSLIDMEKIVVLDSFCANDLRDIISL; translated from the coding sequence ATGGTGAAACGGTGGGGCGATACTGTGAATGAGCAATTACAGCAGCATGCAGACTGGGCTTCGACGCGAGCATTCCTCAATGTTCTATGCCTCAGAAATAAGGAAACTGCTATACACTCTATCCTAGTTAGTGACATTGCGGTCAAGATAGGAACTGCACTGAAAATTAGTTGTAACCAACTAGTAGACCTCTATACGGGGGCGCTGTTACATGACATTGGCAAGCTGGCGGTTCCAGATGCGATTCTATTTAAGCCAACTAAGCTAGATGAAGCTGAGCAAGATGTAATGATGCAACATCCGATTATCGGTTATAACTTACTAGGGAGAACCGCTCATTTAAATGCAATGCCTTACATAGTTTTAGGTCATCATGAACGGTACGATGGTATGGGATATCCGTTAGGGCTTAAGGGCGATGATATTCATCTGTTGGCCCGAATATGTGCGGTTGCCGATACATTAGCTGCTATGATAACTGATCGTCCCTATCAGCAAAAGGTTTCAATCTCCGCTGCTTTGAAAGAAGTAGAACGGTGCAGAAGTACACAGTTTGACCCAAAGATAGTTGATGCTTTGTCTCTGATTGATATGGAAAAGATTGTTGTTTTAGATTCGTTTTGCGCAAATGATTTGCGAGACATAATTTCTCTTTGA
- a CDS encoding EAL domain-containing protein, whose translation MKSNKIILAVLFCSVLGLILYSRSFFIDELVKVETGVLEVRNHDVRQLSRVIECQAKIGKVPWLVSRLRATTNIEKKAYIENQILSEIKEIDQAYFYDFNYSDEDLPLYDYLRQNWEGYKKLVFQVIAADKNNNYGEAQRQMENSLLYVERVNEGMKHIVLFHERDVAAKTDSIVQIVQHSKYNGLLFTIGSITIFLMIGLLAFRKVVSAEIRLQQQVIEMAEKNMKLIEQAEAINKLAFHDTLTGLPNRHSFQKALQEELAAPETGAGHGAVVFLDIDNFKLVNDTYGHDVGDEFLIIIAERIKSLLDKEVFGARFGGDEFVFFLRGYNEQLTRDFLDYLLELIAMPVNIGEIAFSSTSSIGVAFYPEQGNSVVDLLKKADIALYQAKSRKNSCVVYDNKALEEVKARQCMEQNLKSAIENNELSLVYQPIIDVYSHELVGVEAFMRWNSKEHGQVPPNVFIPLAESTGFIHPMGKWAFSEAAKMVRRLQDLEFKNIYIAVNVSVMQFAQEDFIDIIEQAIQENCISAGSIKIELTETVLIESFEQIKAKIDKIRSLGIKICLDDFGTGYSSINYLTRLPLDVLKLDKSFIAGLAHDQKSQKVLENLVCMAHGIGIQVIAEGVETVQQMELVQNLGCNYVQGYYISRPITKDMLIEKLVSNSLPL comes from the coding sequence TTGAAGTCGAATAAAATTATTCTGGCAGTTTTATTTTGCAGTGTGCTTGGTCTTATCCTTTATTCGCGAAGTTTCTTTATCGATGAGTTAGTAAAAGTGGAAACCGGCGTATTAGAGGTGCGAAACCACGATGTACGGCAGTTAAGCCGGGTAATCGAATGCCAGGCCAAGATTGGTAAAGTTCCGTGGTTAGTTTCGAGGCTAAGAGCCACGACAAATATCGAAAAGAAGGCGTATATCGAAAATCAGATTTTAAGTGAAATTAAGGAAATTGATCAAGCCTATTTCTACGATTTTAATTATTCTGACGAAGATTTGCCGTTATACGATTATTTAAGACAAAACTGGGAGGGGTATAAGAAGTTAGTTTTTCAAGTTATCGCCGCCGATAAAAATAATAATTATGGCGAAGCCCAGCGGCAAATGGAAAACAGCCTGCTCTATGTGGAACGCGTAAATGAAGGCATGAAACACATTGTGTTATTTCACGAACGAGACGTTGCCGCAAAGACAGACAGCATTGTGCAGATCGTTCAACATTCCAAGTATAATGGCTTGTTATTTACCATTGGTTCAATAACTATCTTCTTGATGATCGGCCTTTTAGCGTTTAGAAAAGTTGTTTCAGCCGAAATCAGGCTTCAGCAACAAGTTATCGAAATGGCTGAAAAAAATATGAAGCTAATCGAGCAAGCTGAAGCGATCAATAAATTAGCTTTCCATGATACGCTTACCGGTTTGCCCAACCGTCACTCTTTTCAAAAAGCGCTGCAGGAGGAATTAGCGGCGCCGGAAACTGGTGCCGGGCATGGCGCGGTGGTTTTTCTTGATATAGATAATTTTAAGCTGGTAAATGATACATATGGTCATGATGTTGGTGATGAATTTCTTATAATTATCGCTGAACGGATTAAATCGTTGCTGGACAAAGAAGTGTTTGGCGCTCGTTTTGGCGGTGATGAGTTTGTGTTTTTTCTACGGGGGTATAACGAACAGCTGACGCGGGACTTTCTTGATTATTTACTCGAACTTATTGCGATGCCGGTAAACATAGGCGAGATAGCGTTTTCGTCAACCTCCAGTATTGGCGTTGCCTTTTATCCAGAACAGGGAAATAGTGTGGTCGACTTACTAAAAAAGGCCGATATCGCTCTCTATCAGGCTAAGTCTAGGAAGAATTCATGTGTTGTTTATGACAACAAGGCGTTAGAGGAAGTCAAAGCCCGGCAGTGTATGGAGCAAAATTTAAAAAGCGCTATCGAAAACAACGAATTGTCCTTAGTTTATCAGCCGATTATTGATGTGTACTCGCACGAATTAGTAGGTGTTGAAGCATTTATGCGCTGGAACTCTAAAGAGCATGGTCAAGTACCGCCTAATGTCTTCATTCCATTAGCAGAGTCCACTGGCTTCATTCATCCGATGGGGAAATGGGCTTTTAGCGAAGCGGCTAAAATGGTTAGACGGCTGCAGGATTTGGAATTTAAAAACATCTACATTGCTGTAAACGTTTCGGTAATGCAGTTTGCCCAAGAGGATTTTATTGATATTATTGAACAAGCAATACAGGAAAATTGTATTTCTGCCGGCAGTATTAAAATTGAACTAACCGAGACAGTTTTAATAGAATCGTTTGAACAAATTAAGGCTAAAATTGATAAGATTAGGTCACTGGGTATAAAAATCTGCTTAGATGACTTTGGAACAGGTTATAGTTCAATTAACTACTTAACGCGGCTGCCGCTCGATGTTCTAAAACTAGATAAATCTTTTATTGCCGGTCTTGCCCATGATCAAAAATCGCAGAAGGTTTTGGAAAACCTGGTCTGTATGGCTCATGGGATTGGAATTCAGGTGATAGCCGAGGGAGTGGAAACCGTCCAGCAAATGGAACTAGTCCAAAATTTGGGCTGTAATTATGTGCAGGGATATTATATCAGCAGGCCGATAACCAAAGACATGCTTATCGAAAAGCTGGTCAGCAATAGCTTACCTTTATAA
- a CDS encoding manganese catalase family protein: MFRHEKQFLQEVKVERPNPTYAAMLTEQLGGPQGELKAAMQYMSQSFRIKDPEIKDLFMDIASEELSHMEMVAATINLLNGHDVDAQAADAGHIESQVLTGLNPALATASGYYWTAAFVNVTGDLPADLLSNIAAEQRAKVVYEYLHRQINDKYVRETIDFLLNREEAHNTLFRQAFNRIQGTSSNLDWGVDENARLYFNLSTPGKYFDLKDPYPPAFQNPDPGVKH, encoded by the coding sequence ATGTTTCGTCACGAAAAGCAATTCTTACAGGAAGTCAAGGTAGAACGGCCTAACCCAACATATGCAGCGATGCTTACCGAACAGCTTGGCGGACCGCAGGGAGAGCTGAAAGCGGCTATGCAGTATATGTCCCAAAGCTTCCGCATTAAGGACCCTGAGATAAAGGACCTTTTTATGGATATTGCCTCAGAAGAGCTAAGCCATATGGAAATGGTTGCAGCAACCATTAATCTTCTCAACGGCCACGATGTTGATGCTCAGGCCGCAGACGCTGGACATATTGAAAGTCAGGTGCTGACCGGTCTCAATCCGGCTCTCGCGACTGCTTCCGGTTATTATTGGACGGCTGCCTTTGTAAATGTAACCGGCGATCTGCCTGCAGATTTGCTTTCTAATATTGCCGCCGAACAGCGGGCAAAAGTCGTTTACGAATATTTGCATCGGCAGATTAATGACAAATATGTTCGGGAAACAATTGATTTTCTGCTCAATCGTGAAGAAGCTCATAATACTTTATTCAGGCAAGCCTTCAACCGTATCCAAGGAACAAGTTCAAATCTTGACTGGGGCGTTGATGAAAATGCCCGTCTCTACTTCAATCTCTCCACTCCCGGCAAATATTTTGATTTAAAGGACCCCTATCCGCCGGCATTCCAAAACCCTGACCCCGGAGTAAAACATTAA